The genomic interval TCCACATCAGAAGTCATGAAGGACATCTCCCAAGACCCTTTCTGGAAGAGTCTGGAAGCGTCTCACAACAGTAGGGGAATCTTGTAAATTTCCTAGACTAAGATGGTCAGCAAGCACAGCGTTTCACTCTAGTCCTATGGAAACAGAAGAAATGGCCAACTCCATGGAGTCGGCCCCTTCTCCCAGAGACCACCTGTCAATGGTAGTTCTAGAAACCTGGGATTCCACAGAGGCTTCTCTCCTGCACTGTGAGGTCCCAGCAGCCGGACCTAGCCTTTACACAGTGAGAGCAAATCACACACCTGAGCCAGTCTTCTAACTATTCCTCACGAGGGCACAGGACAAGCTAGAGAGTCAGGACTCCTAACTGAGGAGGGTGTGAAAAGGATGGAGcctacatttatattatttacagaTCAGCCTAGCCTAGCGAATCTGCCTTCTCAGCAGAGGTGACCCAGGGCATGACAGAGGACAAGTCGCTGACCCAGAGAAGGGTGACTGCAGCGAGGTGTTACCACCACCAAAACACAAACATGGGTGAATGAAATAGAGTCCCAGTTCTGGTGACAGAGTCACCGTTTGGAATGGCCCTTCATCccctcctcagccccagcctAGCAACCTAAACGCCACTGCTTTTGAACACCTATGACATTTCACGGTAGAATATGGTCTTGGCAGCAAGGAGCAGGGAAAGCCGGTGATCTTCGAGAGTCCCCATCTGAGGCCTAGCTGAGCCTCCTCTGGCTTTGGGACAGCAAATCTAAGTACATTTTGGACCTCAGGAACCTGGGGTAAGAGTCTTTCTCCATGAGGCTGTGTACTTTTCCCTGGGCTTGGTCAAAGCAAGTCAGGGATGGCTCTTGTATGTTCTTCCTCGTGGCCTCTCGGGTCTGGAAGTCGATGTTTACCTGGAGACACAAACAGAGAGCAGGGTCACGGGCTCTCATACGCCAAGACGCCTGGCTGCTGACCCTAGCTACGTAATCATCAATGGCAGCATCTTATAGATGTAAGGTTAGTCGTGCTTTTCAAACGAGTTTCATGGAGGTCAACCCCTTTTGATTCCAGAAAGAATCCTGTGAGGTCTGAAAACCAGACATTCCTCATCCCAATTTATAGGTAAGGACACCAAACAAAAGAGATACTAAAAAGCTGGTCTAAAGTAATATGGAAAGTTAGTAACAGAGCCAAGGCAAAACCCTTTGGGCTTAACTCGTAATCCAGAGACTTTTACAATGTCAGAGTTAGACTACAGACAAGTATTAGTGCTGGTTCCCTAAAGTAAGCTtgccctcttctcctttcttaacTACTTAGAAAACAAATGCTCTGGGGAGAGAGACAGTGGTTAGAATACACATCTCTGTTCCAAAAAGCATTGTAAGAAGCTTGCAGCATCCTAGCCAAACCTCCTGCAGCTCAAGTCAAAGCATAATTGAAGAGTTCTGAGTGCTCAAGGCACCCAAACTCATagacaacaaatatttttcttccataaaATCCTCCCAAGTAAATTTCTCTTTTGTATCGAAGAACAGCAGCACACcgaattcatttctttttataagaaattataataagttatcataaaacaatataaatagcTATGATTATTGAATAATAAGCAGTGACAAATATTTAATAGGTGCTTTTTGCCTAATACTTAGAGTCTTCTCAAAAGGAAGTTGATATTATATCATTTCACATGGGGGAAAATGTGATCCAGAGAGGCTAGGGAACTtgaccaagatcacacagctagtaagtggtggagcTAAGATTGGAACATAACTCCAAAGTGGATGCTCACTCCATCAAACCATGCTGCCTTCCAACAAGGAAAACTCACATGGAGTCAGTGGTCTCTATCCTTGCAGAATCTCTATAGAAACAGTTCCCGTGGGCAATGTTTAACTGGCAGCCAAGACATTCCTAACAGGGCTCCTGTATACAAGCCCTGAGCTCTGCTCCTTTAAAGGATCCCCTTTTCTCTCAAGAGCCATCAGAGCAGTGAGGCTCAGTTCAAAAGAAAGTTCCCGGCATGCCTGGCTCAAACCCCGACGAGGAGGGAGGTGTGAGCCAGGAGCTGTGGACAGAGTTCTGACAGCGCGCTTGCCACCACCAACACACCTCCCTCGGAGCCTGCACATCCACAAACTCCTCAAAGATCCTATGGGCCTTGGAGACCAGTTTTGCAGTTGACCTAGTCTTCTTGAACTCCTCACAGGCCAGCCAGAACTCCAGGTTCTCCTCGCTGAACTCCGTCTTCAGGAAGGCGCGGAACGCAGCCACCCCATCTGTGGACGTGGAGGGaggcagaagggaagagagacaggaagcagcTTAAGCTTAAGAAAtggagaagaaagacagaaagctGGTAATACTGTCAGAGTGGCCCTGACTGTCTAACCCCTCACTGCTCCTCCATATCCTCTTAAAGACTTGATTCTCTTAGACATGCAGGTAGTCTCGGAGACGAGCCCTGCTTCTTAGTCAAGGATCGTAGTGATACGAAGGAGAAATGTTTCAGAAACCACAGTAATAATGACTATGGGAAGGCCTGGTCACTTCTAATCAGCCTTCGGTGGTCACTGCCTGTCCCCTAATGCAGAGTTGGCTGCCCCCTGGGTCTACTGGGGAGCCCGTGTTTCTAGTTAGGCCAAAGTAATGCATGGAATCCATTCCTCACCCTAATCCAAGTCAACCGCCCCGAGAAAACAGTCTCCTGTGAAACCGACTAGGCTGACTGAATTTCTCAGGGCGAAACCTTTGCTACTACCAGAATCATTTCTGAAAGTCAACACCTACTGAAATTCAGCCGTGATGCCATTTTAATACATGGACAGGTTCCTaacctctctaaaaaaaaacaaaaaacagagaccAATAAACTTTGAGGCCCTGTTATTTTAATGGTTCCtaacatcaattatttgttttaaaaatcttacctatcaaattacatgttttaattaagattaattataggggttttttttgttctaaatTAACTTAACGATGAACACACACCCTTTTGCTTTTATTCAAACAGAGCGTCCAATCGAGATAAGAGGAGCAGGGTTAACCCGCAGGTGTAGAGAAGGAAACTAGCATTCATTGAGAGCCTACGCGTTgagttcatgtttttattttaacagtgaGAAATGAATAACAGTGAGAGCTTTCTACGGGCTGTCCTCCAGCATCCTGGCCACCCCCAGCCCACAGACCTCCCCTCAGGAGAAGGGCAAAGGCAACATCAAATCAAGTCACTGCATTGCCTAAAAATGACTCTGGCTGTAACGGtttacttcctttcttttaaaattcatcagCAGGCCTGCGCGATGGGAGGGCCTGGGCGAGCCTCCGAGGTCCCCAACGTGTGCCAGGACAGTGCACTGCCCAGGATTGTCTGGCGGAACGGCAGTGCCATGCTGTTGAtgtctttaaatgtttatttttactttcctgaaacatttttatttctcctaattAAAAAGTCATTGTTCAGCTTTGTCTTtcaatgtagacattttaatgccATCTCTAGAACAATAGCCATAAAAGCCAAGACTTTTCACTGCAGGAGCCCTGAACTTGACAGAGAGAAGGGTTTTGGTTGGGACTCCCAAGGCTAAATGTCAAATCACAAAGAAATCTAAATTTTGGAAGTAGGAGCTGAAAGTGTCAACGAAAGTAGGGGTGGCCATGAATTCATCGTCCAAGCCAGTGCATTTTTGAGAGTGAAGGTGGGTACTTGTAGTAATCACATGGGGACAGTAGGCAAAAGCCATGACCACCACAGGCAAAAACCAGGACACGTGGTCACCTTATCTCTAAGACGAGGGAAATggagaaagcagaaaacaatGAGAGCTTGCTTCCTGCTAGGCAGGATGGAAATAAACTGGTTCCTGGgtcagggaaggaggagcagagtCACAAGGTCTAGACTCAAATGAGAGCTCTGCCCTCTGTCTCAGGGTCCCACCCACCCTCACTCCCACATCGGGTTCGGTACCCCAAGAGGAGGGAGCGAAAACCCAGATAAAGTGAGAATCAAAGTGAGCGTGAGACCGCAGCACGGTTGTGGTTAGGCAGAGAGATGGCCTGAGAATAATTCATTCAAGTCaacaattaaaaagagaaaaactgcctgacctgtggtggcgcagtggataaagcatcaacctggaaatgctgaggtcgctggttcgaaaccctgggcttgcctggtcaaggcacatatgggagttgatgcttctagctcctcccccttctctctctctatctctctctctccctttctctctcctctctaaaaaaaaaaaaaaaaaaagagagagagaaactactAATTACAACCTACTGTTCAAAATCTTGAGATATgtcagaaaacaaatttaaagatcTCTCTAAATATTCTCTTTTTGTCACCCCTGTCTCCTCCATGGCTCCCATAGAGGAGGTCCAGAAGTTTCCAAGAGCTCCAAAGAACTCGGATTTGAGAGCTAGCCTGCCTGCCAGGAGGTCACCACGAGGGCAGAGGTCTGCCAGGGTCTGGAGGCAGAACCTCCTGGAGCATCCAAGGACACGGTGCCCGTGGGAGTCAAGGCACCTCTGAGCAGTGACCAGTCCGCATGTGACAAGAGCCACGCACACTCTCAGAGAGGACCTGGGCACCACAGGCCGGGGGCCCTCCCCTGCTGCCTTTCCAATGCAGTCAGGGAATGGGAAGGAAAGGTTTGGGGAGGACCCTAAAACACTACGCATTTATCTAAAAGAGCAAAATGCAAAGGGACTTAGAGGAGTGACTTGGAAgggacttgtttttttttgttgttgttttgggttttttttacagaaacagagagagggatagatagagacagacagacaggaatggagagagatgagaagcatcaatcatcagtttttttgttgcgacaccttagttgctcattgattgctttctcatatgtgccttgaccgcaggccttcagcagactgagtaaccccttgctggagccagcaaccttgggtccaagctggtgagcttttgctcaaaccagatgagcccgcgctcaagctgacgacctcagggtctcaaacctgggtccttcgcatcccagtccgatgctctatccactgcgccaccacctggtcaggcgggacttGTTTTTAAAACAGTAGAGACTAAATTCCTTGAATGAATGGAAAAGCTCAAGTTCATTGTTTGTTagattttgctttgcttttcatcaAGCAAAAACAAGGTGCTTGTGAGTAAGCCAAATCTAgttacaaataaagaaagaaaatgagccctggccggttggctcagcggtagagcgtcggcctggcgtgaggggaacccgggttcgattcccggccagggcacataggagaagcacccatttgcttctccaccccccccccttcctctctgtctctttcttcccctcccgcagccaaggctccatcggagcaaagatggcccaggcgctggggatggctccttggcctctgccccaggcgctggagtggctctggtcatggcagagcaacgccccggagaggcagagcatcgccccctggtgggcagagcttcgcccctggtgggcgtgccgggtggatcccggtcgggcgcatgcgggagtctgtctgactgtctctccccgtttctagcttcagaaaaatacaaaaaaaaaaaaaaaaaaaaaaatgacctttctGCCTCCTTCAACGGTATTGGTGAAGGTAACCCAGCTAAGGAAACCAGCCTTACACTACACAAGGTACAGATGTTATCTCTTTACTAGTCTACATCTTTAGCTTTGTTGGGTCTTTGTGTGGATTAAAGAGGTAACACCTGCAAAGCGCTCTTAGGAATGTTGCTTGActtcttcccattttatagatgaggaaactgatgcttAGAGAATTGGCTTGACTGAACTTACACAGGTAATAACAGgtagcattaaaaatatataaggtatGCTAACTCCCAATCCAACACAGTAATAATGCCATCTCCATTCATTCCCTCATTACGTGACCCAGGCATTCTACAAGGTGCTAAAAACAGGCATAATAAAGCTCTCCCAAAATTTGCAGTGAAGGGGCAACCTGAGACAATAAAACATAATTATGGTAACCATGGTAAATATGATAAGTGGTATGATAGAGAGAGTGTAGGATGCTGCTGTGGAAGTACCCAGGAGGGGCTCCAGAGCCAGACCTGAGGAtggaagggaagacttccaagaggAAGAAGCTTATAAGCTcagtgaaagaaggaaggggcagaTGAAGGAGAGAATTGTAGGGGGGAAACCGCATGTGCGAAGGCCTAGAATTATGAAAGTTTGTTAAAGTACCAGAAATAGTTTAGTAAGGCTAGTGcttaacaataataatgataatactaAAAATTGTTGAGCCTATTAACAGGATAGACATACACCAAGAGGCCTGTGCAGGAACCAGGGAGATGAAGAATGACACAGCAGGACAAAAGGCCCAGGGAGCGAATATTTCAGATGGAAGAAGTGGCCACTGCGCCTGCCCAGTGCTACCCAGAGGTCAAGCTGGACACAGGCTGAGCGTGGTCATTAGATTCAGTGACAAGATTCGGCAACCACTGGCAGGAACAGTTTTAATAAGTGACAGGGTCCCTAGACCCATTGTGCTGAGTGCAAAAGTGAATGAGGGAAGTAGAAACAGTTAATGCAGATGTctcctgcaggaagggaagagaaagatcagACAGCATAGCTGGAAGGAAATAGGTCAGGAAAGAGGGGCTTGGGGGGGTTGTTCTTtgaggggtttttgttttgtttgtttgtaaggTAGTCTTGAATATGTTTAAATGTTGATCTAATCAGAAAAGTCTTGTTGAGCAGGTGGAGTTGAAATGAAAGCAAAGAGT from Saccopteryx leptura isolate mSacLep1 chromosome 2, mSacLep1_pri_phased_curated, whole genome shotgun sequence carries:
- the RGS8 gene encoding regulator of G-protein signaling 8 isoform X1, whose amino-acid sequence is MAALLMPRRNKGMRTRLGCLSHKSDSCSDFTAILPDKPNRALKRLSTEEATRWADSFDVLLSHKYGVAAFRAFLKTEFSEENLEFWLACEEFKKTRSTAKLVSKAHRIFEEFVDVQAPREVNIDFQTREATRKNIQEPSLTCFDQAQGKVHSLMEKDSYPRFLRSKMYLDLLSQSQRRLS
- the RGS8 gene encoding regulator of G-protein signaling 8 isoform X3, translated to MRTGQRRRLSTEEATRWADSFDVLLSHKYGVAAFRAFLKTEFSEENLEFWLACEEFKKTRSTAKLVSKAHRIFEEFVDVQAPREVNIDFQTREATRKNIQEPSLTCFDQAQGKVHSLMEKDSYPRFLRSKMYLDLLSQSQRRLS
- the RGS8 gene encoding regulator of G-protein signaling 8 isoform X2 → MAALLMPRRRLSTEEATRWADSFDVLLSHKYGVAAFRAFLKTEFSEENLEFWLACEEFKKTRSTAKLVSKAHRIFEEFVDVQAPREVNIDFQTREATRKNIQEPSLTCFDQAQGKVHSLMEKDSYPRFLRSKMYLDLLSQSQRRLS